Proteins from one Cicer arietinum cultivar CDC Frontier isolate Library 1 chromosome 3, Cicar.CDCFrontier_v2.0, whole genome shotgun sequence genomic window:
- the LOC101514552 gene encoding uncharacterized protein isoform X4, whose product MRASSSYVKRKLEHYINDDEFANSYELITKEKYGSENVKDQRRNSCSTLSNRKRTSFQETQECGVLAQTEKAEFCGISMEDYSHLDDTNDSIKESSYIMNQKSLNIQARDLMPSSSYSSTTNISIMEKQKMEFVKILVDEVFIDSMTSHSLYSKDADVKLIQSSKNFLPARSNHLPRPVIPVGPRFQAEVPKWDGTTNLKQCNSDDCLKWLGTQIWPMPEVSKTNAIGIGKGRLDSCSCHNPKSVDCVQKHVSEARECLKLVIGTAFSSWKFDDMGEDASKSWTTKEQKEFESLVKSNPISSDTKFWKLKMKYFPSKSMKCMINYYYNVYIPRCMGIVTRSPFGAFDREPK is encoded by the exons ATGCGTGCTTCTTCCTCATATGTG AAGAGGAAATTGGAACACTACATAAATGATGATGAATTTGCTAATAGTTATGAACTCATCACTAAAGAGAAATATGGTAGTGAAAATGTCAAAGATCAAAGAAGAAACTCATGTTCAACACTATCAAATAGAAAAAGGACTAGTTTTCAAGAAACACAAGAATGTGGTGTCCTTGCTCAAACTGAGAAAGCAGAATTTTGTGGTATTAGTATGGAAGATTATTCTCACCTAGATGACACCAATGATTCTATCAAGGAGTCAAGCTATATTATGAACCAAAAGAGCTTGAATATCCAGGCTAGAGATTTAATGCCTAGTAGTAGTTATTCTTCTACTACCAATATATCAATCATGGAGAAACAAAAAATGGAATTTGTGAAAATATTGGTCGACGAAGTTTTTATCGATAGTATGACTTCACATTCGTTATACTCGAAAGATGCAGACGTGAAACTCATTCAATCTTCCAAGAACTTTTTACCGGCTAGGAGTAACCATCTTCCAAGACCAGTTATTCCCGTTGGACCTCGGTTTCAAGCCGAAGTTCCTAAATGGGACGGCACAACCAACTTAAAACAATGTAATAGTGATGATTGTTTGAAGTGGTTGGGCACCCAAATTTGGCCAATGCCTGAGGTATCTAAAACAAATGCAATAGGCATTGGGAAAGGTAGACTTGACTCATGCTCATGTCACAATCCTAAATCAGTTGATTGTGTTCAAAAACATGTTAGTGAAGCTAGGGAATGCTTAAAATTGGTGATTGGTACTGCTTTCTCTAGTTGGAAGTTTGATGACATGGGAGAAGATGCTTCAAAATCATGGACAACGAAAGAGCAGAAAGAATTTGAATCTCTAGTAAAATCAAATCCTATATCAAGTGACACAAAATTTTGGAAGCTCAAGATGAAGTACTTTCCATCCAAATCAATGAAGTGCATGATAAATTACTATTATAATGTATACATCCCTAGATGTATGGGCATAGTGACAAGATCTCCATTTGGCGCATTTGACCGTGAGCCAAAATAA